In Acaryochloris marina S15, a single genomic region encodes these proteins:
- a CDS encoding HAD family hydrolase encodes MPRLITDFDGPIVDVSERYYLVYQYCLTTIARPGQTITPLTKPEFWSLKRSRIPETQIGVNSGLDDSQAQDFAQLRRITVHTMPYFQHDLIIPCARAALQKLQSTGVELVVMTMRRTRELDFALSNYGLDRFFRPEQRYCLANDYIKTQDIEDKTLLMQKAMQELLPDQTWMLGDTEADIIAAQSQNLPAIAVLSGIRDQTQLSAYSPNYILDDIAAATDLILEQILISSPS; translated from the coding sequence ATGCCTCGATTAATTACAGACTTTGATGGTCCAATCGTTGATGTATCTGAACGGTATTATCTGGTTTATCAATATTGTCTAACCACTATTGCTAGGCCAGGGCAAACCATAACCCCTCTCACTAAGCCGGAATTCTGGTCTCTCAAACGTTCAAGAATCCCAGAAACCCAAATTGGCGTCAATTCAGGGCTCGATGATTCACAGGCCCAGGACTTTGCCCAGTTACGCCGAATCACTGTTCATACGATGCCCTATTTTCAGCATGATCTGATCATTCCCTGTGCCCGAGCTGCGCTGCAAAAACTCCAGTCTACGGGAGTAGAACTTGTGGTGATGACCATGAGACGAACTCGAGAATTAGATTTTGCTCTGTCGAATTATGGTCTAGACAGGTTCTTCCGGCCTGAGCAGCGGTATTGTCTGGCCAATGACTATATAAAAACCCAAGATATTGAAGATAAAACCCTGCTGATGCAAAAGGCAATGCAGGAATTACTCCCAGATCAAACTTGGATGTTGGGTGATACGGAAGCGGACATCATTGCAGCCCAGTCCCAAAACCTACCTGCGATCGCAGTTTTGTCTGGCATTAGAGATCAAACTCAACTTTCTGCCTATAGTCCTAACTACATATTGGACGACATTGCTGCAGCCACGGACTTAATCCTTGAGCAGATTTTGATATCCAGTCCCTCTTAA
- the psb32 gene encoding photosystem II repair protein Psb32, producing MKVQLNKLWDWKEQLQRWLIVGLLTLLVGLPLWSPPALATVVEDIPNLSVSQSTWLADKAELLSVVTERSVNKTLKQISRQTGTDVRVITIRGLNYGETADSFANTLFEQWFPTAEDQANQVLLVYDARTNAPAILVGQEAQKVLSEEIAQSIAFDNLLIPIRKGNYNEAFIGAGDRFSAVITGQADPGPPEVEVTAFSESNFRTAEETNDTNSAVLVVVLLLLATAIPMLTYFYYQRS from the coding sequence ATGAAAGTTCAACTCAACAAATTATGGGATTGGAAGGAACAACTACAGCGGTGGTTGATTGTTGGCCTGCTCACCCTTCTGGTCGGATTACCGCTTTGGTCTCCCCCAGCGTTGGCAACCGTTGTTGAGGATATCCCCAATCTTTCCGTGAGTCAGTCGACGTGGTTAGCCGATAAAGCAGAACTACTCAGCGTCGTTACCGAGCGTTCGGTCAATAAAACCCTTAAACAAATATCCCGGCAGACCGGGACAGACGTTCGGGTGATTACCATTCGAGGTCTGAATTATGGTGAAACAGCAGACAGTTTTGCGAACACCTTATTTGAACAGTGGTTTCCTACAGCAGAAGATCAAGCCAACCAAGTCTTGTTGGTTTATGATGCTCGCACCAATGCCCCTGCTATTCTAGTGGGCCAAGAAGCTCAGAAAGTGCTTTCCGAAGAAATAGCTCAAAGTATTGCCTTTGATAATCTGCTTATTCCGATTCGTAAAGGCAACTATAACGAGGCCTTTATCGGAGCTGGGGATCGATTCTCAGCTGTGATCACCGGACAAGCAGATCCCGGTCCACCTGAAGTTGAAGTCACCGCTTTTTCTGAAAGTAATTTCCGCACTGCTGAAGAGACCAATGACACCAACTCAGCAGTATTAGTCGTTGTCCTATTGCTCTTGGCGACAGCCATTCCAATGCTGACCTATTTCTACTATCAGCGAAGTTAG
- a CDS encoding septal ring lytic transglycosylase RlpA family protein, with protein MRNKLVLTGLAAALTVSVVSALSTSEANQTLEVEKSIPETVREQEASTDSPNEVDASEKAQDADAVKVGDSQPNEAVSDQPAIAKIHAYEKAGRSAATLYVRNIPVVTFLGTEKSAQTEKVAIAKSETSQPEANQQNPVWRATTVAAKINQLERDGVDANNIKVIWDKVRESYVIKTGDAHILEMSELTVLPKTTKDMGDDALKITNLLRRQMGSTVALKDIPGRPKPPAPAIAAAPVRYQVSGEASWYGPGFHGNYTANGEVYNQNALTAAHKTLPFGTRVRVTNLYNGRSVVVRINDRGPFIPGRIIDLSQGAAQLIGVTSSGVAPVQMDILQ; from the coding sequence ATGAGAAACAAACTGGTTTTAACTGGCCTAGCGGCTGCACTCACGGTATCTGTTGTGAGCGCACTAAGCACGAGTGAGGCCAACCAAACCCTAGAAGTAGAGAAGTCTATTCCAGAGACAGTTCGTGAGCAAGAGGCATCAACAGACTCTCCGAATGAGGTCGATGCTTCTGAAAAAGCTCAAGATGCTGATGCGGTCAAAGTTGGAGACAGCCAACCTAATGAAGCCGTTAGTGACCAGCCTGCGATCGCAAAAATTCACGCCTATGAAAAGGCCGGTCGTTCTGCCGCTACTTTATACGTGCGCAACATTCCCGTCGTTACATTTCTCGGGACGGAAAAGTCTGCTCAAACTGAGAAAGTAGCTATAGCCAAATCAGAAACATCTCAACCCGAGGCAAATCAGCAAAATCCAGTCTGGCGAGCCACAACCGTTGCAGCCAAGATTAATCAGTTGGAGCGAGATGGGGTTGATGCCAATAACATTAAGGTCATTTGGGATAAAGTGCGCGAGAGCTATGTGATTAAGACAGGAGATGCTCACATCCTGGAAATGAGCGAGCTAACTGTCCTTCCCAAAACCACCAAAGATATGGGAGATGATGCACTCAAGATTACGAATCTGCTGCGTCGTCAAATGGGCAGTACGGTGGCATTAAAGGATATTCCCGGTCGTCCTAAGCCTCCTGCGCCTGCAATTGCCGCAGCACCTGTTCGGTATCAGGTGAGTGGTGAAGCTTCTTGGTATGGACCAGGCTTTCATGGTAACTACACCGCAAATGGTGAAGTTTATAATCAGAATGCGTTGACCGCAGCTCATAAAACCTTGCCCTTTGGGACCCGAGTTAGAGTAACCAATCTGTATAACGGACGTTCTGTGGTTGTGCGAATCAATGATCGTGGACCTTTTATTCCTGGGCGAATCATTGATTTATCCCAAGGTGCTGCTCAACTGATCGGTGTTACTAGTAGTGGCGTAGCTCCTGTACAGATGGATATTCTGCAATAG
- the purM gene encoding phosphoribosylformylglycinamidine cyclo-ligase, whose translation MDYREAGVNIQAGRTFVSDIKQMVADTARPEVLGNLGGFNGLFQLPTGYQEPILVSGTDGVGTKLKLAQALNQHHTVGIDLVAMCVNDVLTCGAEPLFFLDYLATSQLQPEQLKQVIAGIAQGCKMSGCALLGGETAEMPGFYQPSEYDLAGFCVGIVDKQKLLNGTNIHMGDTVIGLASQGVHSNGFSLVRKIVAEGINPHRSEPGWDWQDCPERLGGMSLGETLLTPTQIYVKPVLSALCSGLDIHAMAHITGGGLPENGPRCLQQDQSLQLSVGQWPIPPIFEWLAAAGKVSQANMFDTFNMGIGFMLVVAPEQTQATLNWFGEHQISAYEIGSVVSGDQSVLGLPHAES comes from the coding sequence ATGGATTATCGTGAAGCTGGTGTGAACATACAGGCAGGGCGGACCTTTGTCAGTGATATCAAGCAGATGGTAGCTGACACTGCTCGCCCGGAAGTCCTAGGCAATCTAGGGGGGTTCAATGGCCTATTTCAATTACCGACTGGCTATCAAGAACCCATTTTGGTCTCAGGGACTGATGGCGTCGGCACTAAGCTGAAATTAGCCCAAGCGCTCAATCAACATCACACCGTCGGCATCGATCTAGTCGCCATGTGTGTCAATGATGTGCTGACCTGCGGGGCAGAGCCTTTATTTTTCCTGGATTATCTCGCCACTAGCCAACTTCAACCTGAACAGCTCAAGCAAGTTATTGCCGGGATCGCCCAAGGCTGCAAGATGTCTGGATGTGCTCTTTTAGGGGGAGAGACAGCAGAAATGCCTGGGTTTTATCAGCCCAGTGAATATGACTTAGCAGGCTTTTGTGTTGGAATCGTCGACAAACAGAAACTCCTGAATGGCACCAACATCCACATGGGAGATACTGTGATCGGTTTAGCTAGTCAGGGTGTTCACAGTAATGGCTTTAGTCTAGTTAGAAAGATCGTTGCGGAAGGCATTAATCCCCATCGTTCAGAACCTGGATGGGACTGGCAAGACTGTCCTGAAAGACTAGGAGGAATGAGCCTAGGGGAAACCCTTCTCACTCCGACTCAAATTTACGTCAAGCCCGTTTTGTCTGCTCTTTGCTCTGGCCTAGACATTCACGCCATGGCCCATATTACTGGGGGCGGATTACCTGAAAATGGACCTCGATGCTTACAGCAGGATCAATCCCTACAGCTCAGCGTCGGACAATGGCCAATCCCACCTATTTTTGAATGGCTAGCAGCGGCTGGCAAGGTTAGCCAAGCCAATATGTTTGATACCTTCAATATGGGTATCGGATTTATGTTGGTCGTTGCTCCTGAACAAACCCAGGCAACCTTAAACTGGTTTGGTGAACATCAAATTTCTGCCTACGAGATTGGCTCAGTGGTCTCTGGAGATCAGTCAGTGCTGGGATTACCACATGCTGAGAGTTAA
- a CDS encoding 2-isopropylmalate synthase, which produces MIKFQPQQVDRILIFDTTLRDGEQSPGATLHIDEKLTIARQLARLGVDIIEAGFPFASPGDFEAVQQVAAEVGTENGPIICGLARATKHDIKTAAEALKPAFHHRIHTFIATSDIHLEYKLKKTRPEVLAIAQEMVALAKSFTDDVEFSPEDAVRSDPEFLYQVLEGAIAAGATTVNIPDTVGYTTPQEFGALIRGIKENVPNIDQAVISVHGHNDLGLAVANFLEAVKNGARQLECTINGIGERAGNAALEELVMAMHVRRQYYNPFLGRPPESEASLTNIDTQQIHKTSRLVSNLTGMLIQPNKAIVGTNAFAHESGIHQDGVLKHKLTYEIMDAQSIGLGDNQIVLGKHSGRNAFRTRLQELGMELSEQDLNKAFIRFKELADKKKEISDRDIEAIVKDETQSQVVGGFRLELVQVSCGDHACPTATVTICTPDNQELTDAAVGTGPVDAVYQAINRVVKVPNRLIEFSVQSVTAGIDAIGEVTIRLEQDGKIYAGYSANTDIIVASAQAYLNALNRLHDSTHQQNKTQNQETDLLVEQTVHA; this is translated from the coding sequence ATGATCAAATTTCAACCCCAACAGGTCGATCGCATTCTCATCTTTGATACCACCCTTAGAGACGGTGAACAGTCTCCAGGGGCTACCCTGCATATCGATGAAAAATTGACGATTGCTCGGCAGTTGGCAAGGTTGGGCGTTGACATTATCGAAGCGGGTTTTCCCTTTGCCAGCCCAGGCGATTTTGAGGCGGTTCAGCAGGTGGCTGCAGAGGTCGGCACTGAAAATGGCCCGATTATTTGTGGTCTAGCCAGAGCCACTAAACATGATATTAAAACAGCAGCAGAAGCCCTGAAACCTGCTTTCCATCATCGCATCCATACGTTTATTGCCACGTCAGATATTCATCTGGAATATAAACTCAAGAAAACCCGCCCCGAAGTGTTGGCTATTGCCCAAGAAATGGTGGCTTTGGCTAAATCCTTTACGGACGATGTGGAGTTTTCGCCAGAAGATGCGGTGCGCTCCGATCCCGAGTTTTTATATCAGGTATTGGAAGGTGCGATCGCAGCCGGTGCTACCACCGTCAACATCCCGGATACCGTTGGCTACACAACCCCTCAAGAATTTGGGGCTCTAATTCGCGGAATTAAGGAAAATGTTCCTAACATTGATCAAGCCGTTATTTCCGTTCACGGCCATAATGATTTAGGCTTAGCCGTAGCTAACTTCCTGGAAGCCGTCAAAAATGGAGCTCGCCAGTTAGAATGCACCATCAATGGCATCGGTGAACGGGCCGGGAATGCTGCGCTGGAAGAGTTAGTAATGGCCATGCATGTGCGCCGCCAGTACTACAACCCTTTCCTCGGACGCCCTCCCGAGTCTGAAGCCTCCCTTACCAATATCGATACCCAACAAATTCATAAAACTTCCCGCTTGGTCTCTAATCTGACGGGAATGCTGATTCAACCCAATAAGGCGATTGTGGGAACTAATGCCTTTGCCCATGAATCGGGGATTCACCAAGACGGTGTGCTTAAGCACAAACTCACCTATGAAATTATGGATGCCCAATCCATTGGCCTAGGGGATAACCAAATTGTTTTGGGTAAGCATTCTGGCCGTAATGCCTTCCGTACTCGCCTCCAGGAATTGGGTATGGAGCTATCCGAACAGGATCTGAATAAAGCCTTCATTCGCTTTAAGGAGTTAGCGGATAAAAAGAAAGAAATTTCTGACCGCGATATCGAGGCCATTGTTAAGGATGAAACCCAGTCCCAGGTGGTTGGGGGCTTCCGTCTAGAACTAGTGCAAGTCTCCTGTGGGGATCATGCTTGTCCCACGGCCACCGTAACCATCTGTACACCTGACAATCAAGAGCTGACAGATGCCGCGGTGGGGACTGGCCCTGTGGATGCGGTTTATCAAGCCATTAATCGAGTCGTCAAGGTCCCGAATCGATTAATTGAGTTTTCTGTCCAGTCTGTTACGGCTGGAATTGATGCGATTGGTGAAGTCACCATCCGACTAGAGCAGGATGGCAAGATTTATGCCGGATATTCTGCCAATACAGACATTATTGTGGCATCTGCTCAGGCTTATCTCAATGCGTTGAATCGCTTACATGACTCAACTCACCAGCAAAATAAAACTCAAAATCAGGAAACTGATCTTTTGGTAGAGCAAACGGTCCATGCTTAA
- a CDS encoding NYN domain-containing protein, translated as MHRLVNRTSIFVDGNNMFYAQQKNGWFFDPRRILSYFTEPTDVRLINAFWYTGLKDPQDQRGFRDALISLGYTVRTKILKEYYDDSSGRYSQKANLDIEIVIDMFNTAEQYDQVILLSGDGDFERAIELLRSKNTHITVVSTEGMIARELRNATDRYIDLNKIRDRVEKIEP; from the coding sequence ATGCATAGATTGGTCAATCGGACCTCCATCTTTGTGGATGGAAATAATATGTTTTATGCCCAGCAGAAGAATGGCTGGTTTTTTGATCCCCGTCGAATTCTAAGTTATTTTACTGAACCCACTGATGTTCGCTTAATTAATGCGTTTTGGTATACCGGTTTAAAAGATCCTCAAGACCAAAGAGGGTTTAGGGATGCCCTCATCAGTTTAGGCTATACCGTCCGCACCAAAATCCTGAAAGAATATTACGATGATTCATCCGGTCGCTACTCCCAAAAAGCTAATTTAGATATCGAAATTGTCATCGATATGTTTAATACAGCGGAGCAGTATGACCAGGTTATTCTATTAAGTGGAGATGGTGATTTTGAGCGTGCAATTGAATTATTGCGCTCTAAGAATACCCATATAACCGTTGTGTCGACAGAAGGCATGATTGCCCGGGAACTTCGGAATGCAACGGATCGGTATATTGACCTCAACAAAATTCGCGATCGCGTCGAAAAAATCGAACCCTGA
- a CDS encoding CHASE2 domain-containing protein translates to MAQFFHQLRSRWPNLAIALLAGLVVSGGVLGIRQVTRWQIGFLRVAGLQSLELSAYDHFVQAQPDLGKDSRLLVVGITEADIQAMGQWPIPDSVLADAFKKLQTHQPRVIGLDIWRNLPIPNLKEPTQTNGHAQLVQQMKESDRVVVITKLGSEHEATIPPPTGVPETQVGFNDTVVDSGGVVRRNLLYQEDYFPSFALRMALRYLKDEGKEDKPSEVDPNVLQIGPTVFWPLQSNDGSYINADTRGYQILINYRSAHESVEQVSLSEVLAGQVNPNLIKDRIILMGTTAESGKDLFHTPYSSSLDDRQTMPGVVIHAQMVSQFLDAADGTRNLISVWPEPGEMIWILGWALIGSLLAWGVRHPMGLVLGSGMALIVLYSVCRILFSQQIWIPLVPPFLAFVGATGIVVIYNAQQAQRQQKMVMKLLGQSTSPEIAETLWQRRDELLEDGKLTGQRITATLLFTDLKGFSTISEKMSPEQLLEWLNEYLEAMTQSVQAHHGVINKFTGDGVMAVFGAPIAHEEQAAIARDTQNAVACALDMGKRLDALNPQWQKSGLPAVQMRAGIFTGSVVVGSLGSKTRLEYGVIGDSVNTASRLESFDKQRQSSSCRVLIAKETLEYLDNQFEVENWGTLALKGKVERVDVYRVISALQSLTTDGDSEA, encoded by the coding sequence TTGGCTCAGTTTTTCCATCAACTCCGATCCCGTTGGCCTAACCTGGCCATCGCTCTCCTTGCCGGACTCGTGGTGAGCGGTGGCGTTCTAGGTATTCGGCAAGTCACTCGCTGGCAAATCGGTTTCCTGCGGGTTGCAGGGCTCCAGTCCCTAGAACTGTCCGCTTATGATCACTTTGTGCAAGCCCAACCCGATTTGGGTAAAGATTCAAGACTCCTAGTGGTCGGAATCACCGAAGCGGATATTCAAGCCATGGGACAGTGGCCCATTCCTGACAGCGTGCTAGCTGATGCCTTCAAAAAACTACAAACCCATCAGCCCCGAGTCATTGGTCTAGATATTTGGCGTAATCTGCCTATTCCCAATCTCAAAGAACCGACCCAAACCAACGGCCATGCCCAACTCGTTCAACAGATGAAGGAATCTGACCGGGTGGTTGTGATTACTAAACTCGGCTCTGAACATGAGGCCACCATCCCTCCCCCCACTGGAGTACCAGAAACACAGGTGGGATTCAACGATACCGTCGTTGATTCTGGCGGAGTTGTTCGTCGTAATTTGCTGTATCAAGAGGATTACTTTCCGTCCTTTGCCCTGAGAATGGCCCTCCGATACCTCAAGGATGAGGGCAAAGAAGACAAGCCCAGCGAAGTCGACCCCAATGTGCTGCAAATTGGTCCCACTGTATTTTGGCCTTTGCAAAGTAACGATGGCTCTTATATCAATGCGGATACTCGGGGCTATCAAATTTTGATCAACTATCGATCTGCCCACGAGAGTGTGGAGCAGGTCAGTCTGTCCGAGGTGTTAGCAGGCCAGGTTAATCCCAACCTGATTAAAGACCGCATCATCCTCATGGGTACGACTGCCGAAAGCGGCAAAGATCTGTTCCATACCCCCTATAGTTCTAGCCTGGACGATCGACAGACGATGCCCGGTGTGGTTATCCATGCCCAAATGGTCAGTCAATTCCTAGATGCGGCAGACGGCACCCGCAACCTGATTTCCGTCTGGCCGGAACCGGGGGAAATGATATGGATTTTGGGTTGGGCGCTGATCGGGAGCCTGCTGGCCTGGGGTGTTCGCCACCCGATGGGGTTAGTGCTGGGCAGTGGTATGGCTCTAATCGTGCTGTATAGCGTCTGTAGAATATTATTTTCTCAGCAAATTTGGATTCCTTTGGTCCCTCCCTTTCTCGCATTTGTCGGCGCTACGGGCATTGTGGTAATTTACAACGCCCAGCAAGCTCAGCGGCAGCAGAAGATGGTGATGAAACTATTGGGTCAAAGTACCTCGCCCGAAATTGCCGAAACCCTCTGGCAACGACGAGATGAACTTTTAGAGGATGGCAAGCTTACAGGCCAGAGAATAACCGCGACCCTATTGTTTACGGACTTAAAGGGGTTCAGTACGATTTCGGAAAAGATGTCGCCGGAACAACTTCTGGAGTGGCTCAATGAATATTTAGAAGCCATGACCCAGAGTGTACAAGCCCATCATGGGGTAATTAATAAATTTACGGGGGATGGGGTGATGGCCGTTTTTGGTGCCCCCATTGCCCATGAGGAACAAGCTGCGATCGCAAGGGATACTCAAAATGCCGTGGCCTGTGCTTTAGATATGGGCAAACGCCTTGACGCACTCAATCCCCAATGGCAAAAAAGCGGGCTACCCGCCGTTCAGATGCGGGCCGGTATCTTCACTGGGTCCGTGGTGGTGGGGAGTCTAGGCAGTAAAACTCGCTTGGAGTATGGCGTGATCGGCGATAGTGTCAATACCGCCTCCCGATTGGAAAGTTTTGACAAGCAACGGCAAAGCTCTTCTTGTCGGGTATTGATTGCTAAAGAAACCCTTGAGTACTTAGACAACCAATTTGAAGTCGAGAACTGGGGAACCTTAGCCCTGAAAGGAAAAGTTGAACGGGTGGACGTTTACCGAGTGATCTCTGCACTCCAGTCCCTCACCACCGACGGGGATTCTGAAGCTTAA
- a CDS encoding GUN4 domain-containing protein, translating to MDASAQSHPPDIAELESQLNTGSEKIQLQVMPDILAQGEAGYAILQNFLLSRQQDTSTFIDGRCYELLLGTEVPAVQNFLQEHFDAGVVPLRSEQNIDYLPLQRSLAKQSFQDADNLTLSKLCELSGPAATKRKWIYFTEVEQYPIPDLQTINQLWLVHSEGKFGYSVQRQLWLSVGRNWDVLWPKINWRSGRNWTRWPDEFTWDLSAPKGHLPLSNQLRGVQVINALLSHPAWTS from the coding sequence ATGGACGCATCTGCTCAATCGCACCCGCCTGATATTGCTGAGTTGGAGTCTCAACTCAACACTGGCTCAGAAAAGATACAGCTCCAGGTGATGCCAGATATTCTGGCTCAGGGGGAAGCAGGTTATGCCATCTTGCAGAACTTTTTACTCTCTCGCCAGCAGGACACTTCTACTTTTATTGATGGCCGCTGTTATGAGCTGCTGTTAGGGACAGAAGTACCTGCAGTTCAGAACTTTTTGCAGGAGCATTTTGATGCTGGGGTGGTCCCCCTACGCTCTGAGCAAAATATTGACTACTTACCTCTCCAGCGTTCACTGGCTAAACAATCCTTTCAAGACGCCGATAACTTAACGTTAAGTAAGCTCTGTGAGCTATCAGGGCCAGCAGCCACCAAACGGAAATGGATCTATTTCACTGAAGTTGAGCAATATCCCATTCCTGACCTACAAACCATTAACCAGCTGTGGTTAGTCCATTCGGAAGGGAAATTCGGCTATAGTGTTCAACGGCAGCTATGGCTCAGTGTTGGCCGCAATTGGGATGTACTCTGGCCCAAGATCAACTGGCGTTCGGGGCGAAATTGGACGCGTTGGCCTGATGAATTCACCTGGGACCTGAGTGCTCCTAAAGGACATCTACCCTTGTCTAACCAATTGCGGGGAGTTCAGGTTATCAATGCTTTGCTGTCTCATCCAGCTTGGACCAGCTAG
- a CDS encoding retropepsin-like aspartic protease, translating into MASLKQHILFFLIGLGVLLGSPRFVAVSQESGTSQLGKQLQQQVQNCVGRAPTAPQSTQRYQTCITQLILLDAKGNRRSDASQRLLVLFEAMGIAIPQRQRQGQTTLALQAIPRSNCFSLPVKLKGYTGQFLLDTGATHTIINTILGKQLGLPLQDYPPNLTQGLAFGNGKKTQVGIYPALTLSIKDASVQQIHPLGMAKQAMLHNLSGILGLDFLSRFDMVIDPRHRQIQLLPPTSQKEGIPLIGKGGWLTVQVLINGQGPFTFALDTGATQTILSPKLAAQLALSPSAKPVQLQGLLGTEAAQPTQLDSIQIGPHQTTQLDALIIASPLIARMQVDGLIGQNFLNQYQQHWRFGSQNALGMVEQGTLKLSPLMP; encoded by the coding sequence GTGGCGAGTCTAAAACAGCATATTCTCTTCTTTCTGATTGGATTGGGTGTCCTGTTGGGGAGCCCTCGGTTTGTTGCTGTCTCTCAAGAGTCTGGAACGTCTCAGCTGGGTAAGCAATTACAACAACAGGTTCAAAACTGCGTGGGTCGTGCCCCTACTGCACCACAATCTACCCAACGTTATCAAACCTGCATCACTCAGCTGATTCTGCTGGATGCTAAGGGCAATCGACGCTCAGATGCGTCTCAGCGCTTATTGGTACTTTTCGAGGCTATGGGCATTGCCATTCCTCAACGGCAACGCCAGGGCCAAACGACTTTAGCGTTGCAGGCCATACCCAGAAGCAACTGCTTCAGCCTCCCGGTCAAACTGAAGGGATACACTGGGCAGTTTTTGCTGGATACAGGTGCAACCCATACCATCATCAACACAATCTTGGGGAAACAACTGGGGTTGCCACTGCAAGACTATCCACCCAATTTGACCCAAGGCTTAGCATTTGGAAATGGTAAAAAAACTCAGGTGGGTATCTACCCAGCCTTAACCTTGAGTATTAAGGATGCCTCGGTTCAGCAGATTCATCCCTTGGGTATGGCGAAACAGGCCATGCTCCACAATCTATCTGGAATCCTCGGGCTAGATTTTCTCAGTCGGTTTGATATGGTTATTGACCCTAGGCATCGTCAGATCCAATTGCTCCCACCGACTTCCCAAAAAGAGGGCATCCCCTTAATAGGCAAGGGGGGCTGGCTGACGGTTCAGGTGTTAATTAACGGTCAAGGTCCCTTTACCTTTGCCTTGGATACCGGGGCGACCCAAACGATTCTCTCTCCTAAACTAGCGGCCCAATTGGCCCTCTCTCCCAGCGCTAAACCGGTTCAATTACAAGGATTGCTGGGGACAGAAGCAGCCCAGCCTACGCAGCTTGACTCGATTCAGATCGGCCCGCATCAAACGACACAGCTCGATGCCTTAATTATTGCCAGTCCATTAATCGCACGGATGCAGGTAGATGGTCTCATTGGTCAAAATTTCCTCAATCAATACCAACAGCATTGGCGCTTTGGCTCTCAGAATGCCTTAGGCATGGTTGAACAAGGGACATTAAAACTTTCCCCCCTGATGCCGTAA
- a CDS encoding class I SAM-dependent methyltransferase yields MTSNYIHGYSAAEQQRLLQQSQYWQDRLICPGLDYQPGDRVLEIGCAVGTTLGVLASQFPGIEVAGLDRESNQIHQARQYLASVNIPVDLQVGEAENLPWSDNHFNHVYIMWLLEHMVEPRPVLLEAQRVLQAGGTITLIETDYTSHVVYPLSEDYDYLAQAQCQLFSRTGNPLVGRQLGSLLVQAGFSEVQNQPVGFHVFQGMPDQALEQHVEYCLGFLEPMIPQMVQLNLDEQRLLKGLAHLQAIPEHPDGAMTTIVYRAQARKN; encoded by the coding sequence GTGACTTCGAACTACATTCATGGTTATTCTGCCGCTGAACAGCAGCGGCTGTTACAGCAGTCTCAGTACTGGCAAGACCGTTTGATTTGCCCAGGCTTAGACTATCAACCCGGCGATCGAGTGTTAGAAATTGGCTGTGCTGTCGGTACAACCTTGGGCGTATTGGCCAGTCAATTCCCCGGCATAGAAGTGGCTGGCCTAGACCGAGAATCGAACCAAATCCACCAGGCTCGACAATACTTGGCCTCGGTTAACATTCCTGTTGATCTGCAAGTGGGTGAAGCAGAGAATTTACCTTGGTCCGACAACCACTTCAACCATGTCTACATCATGTGGTTACTGGAACATATGGTTGAGCCTAGGCCCGTTCTTCTAGAAGCCCAACGGGTACTGCAAGCGGGCGGCACTATCACTCTTATAGAGACTGATTACACCAGTCATGTGGTCTATCCTCTATCCGAGGATTATGACTATCTTGCCCAAGCCCAATGCCAGCTTTTTTCTCGAACGGGTAATCCTCTCGTTGGGCGTCAACTCGGATCTCTGCTGGTTCAAGCTGGATTTTCTGAGGTGCAAAACCAGCCCGTCGGATTTCATGTTTTTCAAGGTATGCCTGATCAAGCCCTGGAGCAGCATGTTGAGTATTGCTTGGGGTTTTTAGAACCGATGATTCCTCAGATGGTGCAGCTTAATCTGGATGAGCAACGGCTGCTAAAAGGACTGGCCCATTTACAGGCTATTCCCGAGCACCCTGACGGGGCAATGACAACCATTGTCTATCGGGCCCAGGCCCGAAAAAATTAA